GTTTCAAGGTCTGTTTGCGCGAAAAGGCCAACAAATGGCGTACCAAGCCTGTCGCCCGCAAGGCGTTGTTACGAATTTGCATAACATCGGCGAAGGATGGATCGTCCGGCCCATGGCGGGTCAACAGCAGATCGGAAAATCCGATCATCGCCGTCAGAAGATTGTTGAAATCGTGCGCGACCCCCCCCGCGAGTTGTCCGATCGCCTGCATTTTCTGCGACTGGGTGAATTGCACCTCCAGGTGTTTTTGTTCGGTGGTGTCGATGAAATGCAGGACCAGGCCCGAGACGTCGCCCGCCGCGTCCTCCATCTTCGAGGCGTATAGCGAGGCCACCACCTCGCGGTTGGCCGAAGCCGGCATGTGCACTTCGAGATGCGCCGCGCGCGAGATTCCCATCACCACCTTGGACAATTGCCCGGCGACGTCGTTACGATCCTCCATCGCCAAGCGTTCGGAAAAGGCCCGCCCGCAAACGTCATCGCGGTGTTTTCCGATCAAATTCAAAAAGGCGCGATTGGCCTCGGTGACATTGCCCGATAGATCGATCAACACGATCCCCACCGGGGCCTCATCGAACAGCCAGCGCACTTTTTGCGCGGCGCGGCGGACATCGCGATCGTCGCGGTTATCCCCCGCGCCGGTCCAGGTGACGTCGCGCAGCACCACCGAGCGGCTGTAGAGCATGTCGCCCGCATCGTCCGCCCGTGCGTTTTGGAGTAAAAAGGCCTTGAAATTGTCGCCCATTTTACTGAGCAGCGTCACCTCGCCGTGGGCGACGTCGCCCCCGCTTTCGGTCTCGGCGCCCTCCTCATCCGCATCGTACCCCCCCGAGGCGATGACGTAATCGGAAAAAGATCGTCCTTGCCTGCGCATTTCCTCGAAGGACTGTCCCAGCCACTGCGCCAACACCATATTCGCGAAAATCATTTTCCCCGCCCCATCGACGGAGAAAAAACCGACCGGAAGATTGTCCAACAAATCGGCGAGCAATTCACCCTCGCGGCGGCGGACTTCCTCCAACTCGCGGCGCGCGGTCACGTCGCGCACGCTCCACGCCACGTGGTCGCGCCGCTCGGCGAAGACGCGCGCGTCGATGTGATACCATAAGCGTTCGCCGTCCGCGCCTTTAAGGGGGACTTCGACATGCCCCGGAACCCCGTCGTAGGCGGCGCGCATGAAGTGGGAAAATTCCTCGATCACGGCGTCGCCACCGTCCAGCGCGTCTTGAATAGTGGCCATGGAGGTCGCCCCGCCGAGACGCCGGCATAGATCGACAAACGCCGGGTTGGCGAACGTCGTCGCTCCGCCGATCCGCGCCAGCATTACGCCCTCGGGAGAGGATGACACCGCTTCGAGAAAAAGCCCGGACAGGTCTCCCTCCCGGCGTTGATTATAAAGCCCGTAAGCAACGCCAAACAGGCCCGCCAAGCCGAGCAGGGCCGCGCCGGCGAGCCATCTCACGGGATCGCCGAGCGGCCCGCCGGCGGGAACGAAAAAACCGAACCCACCCGCCGCCACGGCGGCCAAAACGAAAATCAGGAGATACGGGGCCGGCGCGCGAAAAAAACCCGCCCTGCGCCGGGGCGTCAGGATCGGCGGGACGCTTCGCGGCGGGCGTTTTTCTTCGGAGGCGCCGCGAAGTCCTTCGGGAAGATCATCAGAGGCGGTTCGGGGAACAGTCTGGGAATCCGTCGCGGGTCCATCGCCGATCCCGGCCCCGTCACCGGCCCCGTCACCGACCACGCCCGAACGCCGCGGGTCCGCGTCACGCACGCCGTCGCCTTGTTGGTCCGCAATCGGAGGCGCGGGAAAGGTCGGTTGTTCAGGCACTCGGTATTTTCCCTTTTAGCCGCATGACATAACCGATCACCTCGGCCACCGCATTGTAATGCTCCGCCGGGATTTCTTCGTCAAGTTCGACGGCCGCGTACAGGGCGCGCGCGAGCGGTGGATTTTCGACCACCGGCACGTCGTTCGCCTTGGCCACATCACGAATTCTAAAGGCCAGCGTATCGACCCCCTTCGCGACCACCCTGGGGGCGCTCATGGACTCCATGGAGTAGGACATCGCCACCGCGTAATGGGTCGGGTTGGTCACCACCACGTCGGCCTCGGGCACGGCGGACATCATGCGTTGATTGGCCCGCTCGGCGCGAATCCGCCTGATCCGCGCCTTGATCTGAGGATCGCCCTCGCTTTGCTTGTGTTCGTCCTTCACCTCCTGCTTGGACATTTTCATGCTTTTGGTGAATTCAAACTTTTGATAGAAAAAATCGAGCACCGAAATCGCCACCATGACCCCCAGGGTGCCGACCGCAAGCATAACGGAAATCTTATGAATGCGATCCAAGATCGCCACCATGTCGTAGTCCGCCATCAGCCTGACGTCCTGCATGAGCGGGATGGTCAATCCGAACGCCACCAGCGAAACGATGATCAGTTTGATCACACCCTTGACGAACTCGACCAGGGAGCGGGTCGAAAACATCCGCGTCGCGCCCTTTAAAAGGGAAATTTTAGACAGTTCCGGCGCCAGTTTCGACGGCGCGATCAGCAGTCCGGTTTGCGCCACGCTGGCGAAAATCGCCAGGACAAACAGGCCGCCGAATACCGGCGCGACAATCCACCCCAGGCGCTCGAGAACGTTCGTCATGAGCGTGCGCAAATCGAATAGATTGACCGAAAAGGCGTCGGGCTGGGCGATAAACACCGTGATCACGTCTTTGACGTTGCGCGCCATCCAGGGCGCCAAAACGGCCAGGGACAACGCCCCACCCAGGATGATCATCGCACTTTTGACTTCCTGGGACGAGCCGACCTGCCCCTTCTCCCGGGCGTTGGACAGTTTTCGGTCCGTCGGGTCTTCGGTTTTTTGCGAATCGTCTTCTTCTGCCATTACCCGCCTCTAACCGCGATACGCCGCGCACCGACGCCATGCTTCGGGGTCTCCGCGCTCACGGGGAAAGAAACCGCGTGAGGCCATCCTGGAAGTGCCGCAGGAAGACAAGCATAATCCCCGAGATCGTGATCATTAACAATGAAATCTGCATCGTTACCTGAACGGGCAGGCCGAAAAAGAATACCGGCAACTGCGGCATCAAACGGCCCAACAACCCCAAACCGATATAATAGGCCAGCCCCGCCACCAGCAACGGCGAGGACAACTGTATGCCCAAGGCGAAACTATCCATCGTCACCCGACCCATGGTTTGCGCCATGTCTCCCCAGGGTAAAACCTGCCCGGGCACGAACAACGTGTAGCTATCGACGATGGCGCTAAGCATCCAATAATGAAGGTTGGTGACGAAAATCAGCGTGATCGCGGTAATTCCCATGAAAGACGATAAAATAGAACTTTGCTGTTCGACCACGGGATCGACGACAAAGGCGTTGCTGAGCGAGGAGACGAACGAAAACACCGTTCCCGCCGTTTGCAGCGCCGCCATCAAAATAAAAGGGATCAGCCCCAGGAACAGGCCGACGATGGCCTCCCCACCCAGCAGCAGGGCCAAGTTGGCCGGGGCCGCGGGCATCGCCGGCAGATGGGGGGCGATCATCGGCATCATGGCGAAACTGACGGTTAACGCCAAAATCAGCCGCGCGCGCAGACTGACGTAAGGTGCGGAAAAACCCGGCATCACGCCCATCGCCGAGCCGACGCGGGTAAAGATCAGCAGAAAATCAAAAATGTTGGTGTTGAGGAGTTCCTGGAGCATCGCCCCCCCGTCAACCCAATGTCGCGATACGGCCGTACAAGCGTTGGGCGAACTCGATCACGGTGGTCATCATGAACGGCATGAAAATGATCAAGGCGAGAAAAATCACCAGAATTTTGGGAACGAAGGTCAAGGTCATTTCTTGAATCGTGGTCAAGGCCTGAAACAGCGCGATCACAAGGCCGATCAGCAACCCCGCCAACATGATCGGACCCGCCGTTTGAATCACGACCCACATGCCCTCGCGGGCGATTTCGAGAACGTCAACTTCATTCATGGCCCAACCTCAGCCCTCAATTTCGGCGTTTTAACATATCGCCCCGCCCGTTTGTGGTGAAAGAGCTAAAAAAAAAGCGACCGCCAGAGAACGAGGAACGCCCCCCCCAACCGACGACTTGGGCCGACGACTTGGGCCAACGACTTGGGCCAACGACTTGGACCAGTGACTTGAGCCGGCCCCTTGTGGTCGGGCGCGCACGGCGCACGGGTTGGCGCCGGATCAGATCGGCATGCGCAAAATTTCCTTGTACGCATCGACCACCTTATCGCGCACCGAGACGACGGTCTGCAAGGTCAATTCGGCTTCCGAAACGGCAGTGACAACCTGGGTGACGTCGGCGCGGTCGCGGATCGCCGCGATCGAGGCTTGCTCGCCTTTTTGTCCGATCTGGACGGCCTGATCGATCGCGCCTTTGACCAGAGAGGC
This genomic window from Varunaivibrio sulfuroxidans contains:
- the fliQ gene encoding flagellar biosynthesis protein FliQ, with the translated sequence MNEVDVLEIAREGMWVVIQTAGPIMLAGLLIGLVIALFQALTTIQEMTLTFVPKILVIFLALIIFMPFMMTTVIEFAQRLYGRIATLG
- a CDS encoding flagellar hook-basal body complex protein FliE; the encoded protein is MAVTGAGTIANAINAYTQTARSASSGTSGPSGGISPSADKPKDGTFASLVKGAIDQAVQIGQKGEQASIAAIRDRADVTQVVTAVSEAELTLQTVVSVRDKVVDAYKEILRMPI
- the flhB gene encoding flagellar biosynthesis protein FlhB, encoding MAEEDDSQKTEDPTDRKLSNAREKGQVGSSQEVKSAMIILGGALSLAVLAPWMARNVKDVITVFIAQPDAFSVNLFDLRTLMTNVLERLGWIVAPVFGGLFVLAIFASVAQTGLLIAPSKLAPELSKISLLKGATRMFSTRSLVEFVKGVIKLIIVSLVAFGLTIPLMQDVRLMADYDMVAILDRIHKISVMLAVGTLGVMVAISVLDFFYQKFEFTKSMKMSKQEVKDEHKQSEGDPQIKARIRRIRAERANQRMMSAVPEADVVVTNPTHYAVAMSYSMESMSAPRVVAKGVDTLAFRIRDVAKANDVPVVENPPLARALYAAVELDEEIPAEHYNAVAEVIGYVMRLKGKIPSA
- a CDS encoding flagellar biosynthetic protein FliR, which encodes MLQELLNTNIFDFLLIFTRVGSAMGVMPGFSAPYVSLRARLILALTVSFAMMPMIAPHLPAMPAAPANLALLLGGEAIVGLFLGLIPFILMAALQTAGTVFSFVSSLSNAFVVDPVVEQQSSILSSFMGITAITLIFVTNLHYWMLSAIVDSYTLFVPGQVLPWGDMAQTMGRVTMDSFALGIQLSSPLLVAGLAYYIGLGLLGRLMPQLPVFFFGLPVQVTMQISLLMITISGIMLVFLRHFQDGLTRFLSP
- a CDS encoding PAS domain-containing hybrid sensor histidine kinase/response regulator, with the protein product MPEQPTFPAPPIADQQGDGVRDADPRRSGVVGDGAGDGAGIGDGPATDSQTVPRTASDDLPEGLRGASEEKRPPRSVPPILTPRRRAGFFRAPAPYLLIFVLAAVAAGGFGFFVPAGGPLGDPVRWLAGAALLGLAGLFGVAYGLYNQRREGDLSGLFLEAVSSSPEGVMLARIGGATTFANPAFVDLCRRLGGATSMATIQDALDGGDAVIEEFSHFMRAAYDGVPGHVEVPLKGADGERLWYHIDARVFAERRDHVAWSVRDVTARRELEEVRRREGELLADLLDNLPVGFFSVDGAGKMIFANMVLAQWLGQSFEEMRRQGRSFSDYVIASGGYDADEEGAETESGGDVAHGEVTLLSKMGDNFKAFLLQNARADDAGDMLYSRSVVLRDVTWTGAGDNRDDRDVRRAAQKVRWLFDEAPVGIVLIDLSGNVTEANRAFLNLIGKHRDDVCGRAFSERLAMEDRNDVAGQLSKVVMGISRAAHLEVHMPASANREVVASLYASKMEDAAGDVSGLVLHFIDTTEQKHLEVQFTQSQKMQAIGQLAGGVAHDFNNLLTAMIGFSDLLLTRHGPDDPSFADVMQIRNNALRATGLVRHLLAFSRKQTLKPQMIDLSEVLAELSNTLLDRLLGPTIDLQFEHSRDLWPVRADKGQFEQVIINLAVNARDAMPGGGTLTVRTANRSLGEAIQRGHEVVPPGEYVVVDVMDTGVGIAKENMERIFEPFFTTKDVGEGTGLGLSTVYGIVHQTGGFLLLDSAPGEGTVFSIYLPRARDDAPALDRYRAGTTSGTGGQGARDGDDEKAGAAGESLPSTPVEPDLTGSATVLLVEDEDAVRMFAAQALRNKGYHVIDTENGEAALDAINVAERPLDLIISDVVMPGMDGPTLVQLVRQELPDIKVILISGYAEDVTPGGITAQGDIHFLAKPFTLKALAGKVKDVLDGA